The following proteins are encoded in a genomic region of Cyclonatronum proteinivorum:
- the ybeY gene encoding rRNA maturation RNase YbeY: MDLPIESSRAADITQLVLSAEKRAWRLIELVFVDEAEILRINNEHLQHDYVTDIITFPYHEGEEPVEGTLFCCAPQIFKQAEEHGADPLHEFARILIHGLLHLCDYDDKTSSDKHRMTEKENYYLSKLQFNT; the protein is encoded by the coding sequence CTGGACCTTCCAATAGAATCTTCCCGCGCCGCCGATATTACGCAATTGGTACTCAGTGCAGAAAAGCGTGCCTGGCGTCTGATTGAGCTTGTTTTTGTGGATGAAGCCGAAATACTACGGATAAACAACGAGCATCTTCAGCACGACTATGTTACGGATATCATCACCTTCCCGTACCATGAAGGCGAAGAACCTGTTGAAGGGACCCTGTTCTGCTGCGCCCCTCAAATTTTTAAACAGGCCGAAGAACATGGTGCCGATCCCCTGCATGAATTTGCAAGAATTCTGATTCACGGATTGCTTCATCTGTGCGATTATGATGACAAAACGTCGTCAGATAAGCACCGCATGACGGAAAAAGAAAATTATTATTTATCGAAGCTTCAGTTTAATACATGA
- a CDS encoding DUF494 family protein, which produces MRTSVIDLIIEMIRQIRAGQKLKDIDMKSFEGYNKSETAAAYSWIMHKSNLDKVSRESGVIDARRNIRILHSAERMMLTTEAQGYLIELFNIGVIDNSDMENIIEHCMMASLEKVDLEKMKEIVASLVFGTGEKTLPNSVFLRGNETIN; this is translated from the coding sequence ATGAGAACATCCGTTATTGATCTTATTATTGAGATGATCCGGCAAATCAGAGCCGGACAAAAACTAAAGGATATCGACATGAAATCCTTTGAAGGCTACAACAAATCCGAAACGGCTGCGGCTTATTCCTGGATCATGCACAAAAGCAACCTGGATAAGGTGAGCCGTGAATCAGGTGTCATCGACGCCCGCCGTAATATCCGCATTCTGCACTCCGCTGAGCGCATGATGTTAACAACCGAAGCGCAGGGCTATCTTATTGAGCTGTTCAACATTGGCGTGATTGACAATTCCGATATGGAAAACATCATCGAACACTGCATGATGGCTTCACTTGAAAAGGTAGATCTCGAGAAAATGAAAGAGATCGTAGCAAGCCTCGTTTTCGGAACCGGCGAGAAAACGCTGCCTAACTCTGTTTTTCTGCGCGGTAACGAAACCATCAACTAA
- a CDS encoding toprim domain-containing protein — MPEHRQEIISGTLLIVESPVIAETINRLGLPQLEAIATRGYAWLPKLTPTGQLVARANPDLPEVRKELRHKAPAFTQICIACDDDPSGAFIARATAKYLGKRGGIRFGKLKGLTKESLEEMTATAVPEPADQSEQLRRHFFIRQAFKRITTIQLPLHTQLAVAILARPFETNSFVTLDESRVFRAVRPVKTDFAATFIVSRSSTSGLYTAVPKPPSTAFLPYVTGQSFAGTQERLNRLFCFQDEALSHNLISYPRTRSSAWYNENWEMLSEQFQRKYPEQICIPKAMRAVADSKSNHDALHVTRLVHTPHSLRPFLKSDLLHLYQKLYARTTEALAVPDEIHQDKVWMDESGDYFESEPVASGRSTETLKPVFALENFMQALLETGWVSPGSLGSALDGVLRSGHIILKKHPLTHPELAVHAAIQKLISGCNRTFDLMETATALKSDESLSPEQFNHRCTQLLRDGI; from the coding sequence ATGCCTGAACACAGGCAGGAAATAATTTCCGGAACCCTCCTGATTGTTGAATCGCCGGTTATTGCAGAAACCATAAATCGTCTTGGTTTGCCGCAGCTCGAAGCCATCGCCACACGCGGTTATGCATGGCTGCCCAAACTCACGCCAACCGGACAACTCGTAGCGCGGGCCAACCCGGACCTTCCGGAAGTCCGGAAAGAACTCCGGCACAAAGCGCCTGCATTCACACAAATTTGTATTGCCTGTGATGATGATCCGAGCGGCGCTTTCATCGCCCGTGCAACGGCAAAATACCTGGGTAAACGCGGTGGGATTCGTTTTGGTAAATTAAAGGGGTTGACCAAAGAATCCCTGGAAGAAATGACTGCGACCGCTGTGCCGGAACCGGCTGATCAAAGTGAACAGTTGAGACGACACTTTTTTATTCGTCAGGCCTTCAAAAGAATAACGACGATACAGCTCCCCCTGCATACACAGCTCGCTGTCGCAATACTTGCCCGCCCCTTCGAAACCAACAGCTTCGTAACCCTGGATGAATCGCGGGTTTTTCGTGCTGTTCGTCCGGTAAAAACTGATTTTGCCGCGACTTTTATTGTATCTCGAAGTTCAACAAGCGGACTTTATACGGCTGTTCCGAAACCGCCTTCTACCGCTTTCCTGCCTTATGTTACGGGGCAGTCCTTTGCCGGAACGCAGGAGCGGCTTAACCGGCTGTTTTGTTTTCAGGATGAAGCGCTTTCCCATAATCTGATCAGCTATCCGAGAACGCGGTCGAGCGCCTGGTATAATGAAAACTGGGAAATGCTTAGTGAACAGTTCCAGCGGAAATACCCGGAACAAATCTGCATCCCCAAGGCCATGCGAGCCGTCGCAGACAGCAAAAGCAACCATGACGCGCTGCACGTAACAAGGCTGGTGCATACGCCGCACAGTTTGCGCCCTTTTCTCAAATCAGACTTGCTTCATCTCTATCAGAAACTTTACGCCCGAACGACCGAAGCCCTGGCGGTTCCGGATGAAATTCATCAGGACAAGGTTTGGATGGATGAATCCGGGGATTATTTTGAATCGGAGCCGGTAGCATCAGGCCGGTCAACAGAAACGCTAAAGCCCGTTTTTGCGCTGGAAAATTTCATGCAGGCGCTGCTCGAAACAGGATGGGTATCCCCCGGCAGTCTGGGATCAGCTTTGGATGGCGTGCTTAGGTCAGGACACATCATCCTAAAAAAACATCCTTTAACGCATCCTGAACTTGCTGTGCATGCAGCAATCCAAAAACTTATTTCCGGCTGCAATCGTACCTTCGATCTCATGGAAACAGCCACAGCGCTTAAGAGCGATGAGTCTCTGAGTCCTGAACAGTTTAACCACCGCTGTACCCAACTTCTCCGGGATGGAATCTGA